A region of the Echeneis naucrates chromosome 22, fEcheNa1.1, whole genome shotgun sequence genome:
TCCCTGATTTTCAAACCAGAGTGATGTCACGTaacctcagtctgtctgtccaaTAGGAGGCCATGCTCTGGCGGTGTTTGCAGGCTTCCTGCCATCCTCCCTcctcagtctgactctctgtgTCGACCTGCAGCCTGAAGACCTGCAGGTGGTCTCAAGGAGAGCTCCACACCTGGAACAACTACACTTGGAGCCCTGGAGCTCGTCCTCCAACCTGATAAGACTCCTCCCACAGTTGTTTCCTCACCTGAGGACGCTCCGGATCAGGTGAGTCTGCTACCTAACAAATTGTTGGTTTCCATAGTGATATtctggctgattttttttattttcatttttttggtcGTTCAGACACAACCATGTTGCAGACAGCGACTTCTTGCAgttgcagcagctgcagagtttGGAAACACTGGAGGTTTTGGACTCTTACTACAGACCTGACCCCACAGACCCCAGCTGGGTTGTCTATGAGCCAAGTCCTcgtctgctgcagctgatcttGGACCTGCAGAAACTGACCAATTACAGAGTCCAGGTCATCACCACCTCACAGAGAGACCTGCTCACCTGCCATTGTGTTTAGAGGCTTAAGGAATCCAAAGAATTTAGTCAGTGggaaattatttattgtatGCTTTCTATTACTGCTGCATTATTGGTAATTCAATGTTGAATGGCATCAGCAAGACCAGCTCTtgtctttctgcctgtctgctttAATGACTCACTGCCTTACTGTCCGACTGATTGACTGCATGTATCCAGTAAAAGTTGACTTGTGCAATTTCACTGCATAACGAagtttgaaatgttaaataattaACAGGTTGGTAAATCAAACAGCCAGTAGGTATGATTGTAATATTAAAACCTTTGATCCTCTTAAGTGTTAACTCCTGAGGTGGAActaaattcagttttaatgtatttactcaaaaatatatatatatatatattaaactcaCATGAAGTGTCTTTTGTATTCCTCATGGCTATTTAGAgaagtatttattatttagattaAATGGAGCCATTTGCATTAAACGGGACATGGGATAGCACCCTCCCCCACGCTTTTAGAGCATGAAGTAATGTCATTGTGTAGCTTACAGGCAgcacaaatgtcacattttatctTTAAACATTTAGACTCAGTCACAACAACCTCAACCCTCCAAGTCATCCAGAATCACCACATGGAGAAGTACAACCTTAAAAAACAGCCAATCTACATTTTAAGACAATGCAAATACAgaaaagacttttattttaaaattacaaacaaGTTTCCTGTTCAGGTATTTACAGCAGGGgaaaatttttatatatatatataaaaaaaaaaaacaaaaaaaaaaacaacaacaaaacgaGTCCTCTTTCTGTATTCACACAGttcattattattcatctcAATTCTTTGTGTCCAGGCATTATCAGTGAAGGTGGGCGGAGTCTGACATTGTCTTGTTGACCCATTAGTCCGATACAtcacctttctgtttcttcttcttctttttcttcttggcaCTGTCAACCTGCAAGTAAAGTAATGTTAATGTAGGATGTGAACTGAGGCTTGGACAAGTTGACCAGTTCATTTTACATGAAGAGATGGTGAATAGAACAGAATTTTAAATCTATCAGTCAGATGCATTTGGGCTGGTGATTTGGCCCAATAAAACAGCACAGTTCAGACTAACATTCTGTCAACAGTTCACAAACCTCTGTTTCAGGTGCTtgcccctccccttcctccatAGGCCCCACCTCTTCCAGTTTGGCTcgcttctcttttttcttcttcttccctttcttgACTTCTTCCGCTAAGGGTGTTGTTGCCACTTCATTATCACTATCTTCcacctccctcttcctctgtggaagACAGGTCAgatgtcagaggtcaaacagcaGGTTCAGCTCAAATGATAAGTTTTTTCAAACTGAAGATGACTTTACTTACTTTAGCTGAGGCATCACCGGACTCCTCCTTCACCGTCGCAACACTGTCAAAACAAAGGGACGTGTTAAGACGTAGTTTTTGAATGTTTAACCTGCAATGAGGTCACATGACTGTGTTCAGGTGAGCCACAGCGCCAAAACCATCAGCGCCAAGAAGTTCAGACCTGAGAGTTCCTGTAGCAGAGCGACTCCctcacacagcacagcagctgagcGAGAGATAACTGTCTGCATCACATCAATACACCTGTATCGGGTCCACCCAGTCCTCGACATGTACCTGTAATCCACATACTGATTCTTCCAGTCTTGTGGTGTGCTGCCATTTGGTTTTCCGTGTTTGTCCAGGAGTCCTTTCTgaatcatcatcttcttttgaCTTGCCTGGTTtatacagcaacaacaactacTCACTGACCAATCGACTTCAGGATCAATTTactgacacccccccccccccaaagggATGAATGACCTAGGGTTACCTTTGGGCCCAGACCCCACTTCCGTGGATATGTGTCCCTCTCCATGATGACCCGCTTTATCTTTGCCACAACACCATGATCACACGTGGAGATGACGGCTGTTGTCATCAAAGCAACCGCTGGAGACAGGAAGGGTGAACTAGTCACTGTTCAGGTCTTAATTAGACTAAGTTCAAACAGGCTCTTCATTGTTCACTTCTTAATCTCTGTCCAGGTGAATGAAGCCATCAGAGAAGGGTGATAGATAGATTGGTCATCACAGCCCAAGAGCTAATGAAGCTACTCTCATCATGTGGCTTCAACCCAACCTACAAAGACATCTCACCTGTGCAGATAGCTTCCCCCTTGGTTGTTATGACAACAATGTCCTGGTTGACTTCAATGCCATCTTCATAGCGAAGAACCCCAGGCAGCATGATCTTGGCGCCGTAGCAGATGGCGTTGACCTGAAGATAGTCAAAGTGAATAACCtggactgaaacagaaaatgacagggAAACAGACAAGGAAGACTCACAGCGCTGTCCTTCATCACCAGGCGCTTGTGAGAAACCAGCAGCTTCTCCAGCGGGAAGATGACCCTCCTCAGATAGGACTCGTCTTTGTTGTGATCAAACTGCCACTGGGCGTCCAGCACGTCGTGCATTGTCACCAGATTATCCTAGAATATAGTCTGAATTAAAACGTGGCATGTGTGATGTCAGCAGTGGCGAAGCCCCAGATGTACATCTGATGTAATCTGTGCCTCTGCTGCAGATTTCTGTTCCAAAGTTCAATTATCAGACCGGCACCAAGCAGCTGGACTGAACTCAACACTCTGGAcctcagtgacatcacagcatgacctctgacctgtgcaGGAAGCAGTGCTCACCTTCTCTCCCAAAACACCAGACCTGACTCTTCTTAGTTCTTGCATTTGACCTCCGACCCCAAGCAGCAGCCCCAAGTGAACACACAGAGTGCGGATATAAGTTCCTGCTTCACAGCTTACCCAGAAGATACCTGCAACACATGGCCTGATTACTGTGACATCCGGGCCTCTGACCTTCGAACCCCACTACAACCACCACCCTaccaaaatatataatattaaaaacagaaagagcagtgACAAGTTCCAATTATGATTGATGGCCTTACCTAGCCTCCTCTCAGGGTCGTACTCAATCAGTTTGCTCTCATAGATCGTTCGAACTCTAAGTTGACGTTTCACTGCGGCAATCAGTGGCGGCCGCTGGAACAAGGCACCAGTCAGTGTTTCCAATGCCTGCGGACAGAAGCACAATGAGAGAAGGTCATGGAAGgcgaagttttttttttttttaaatacacatgcATAATGGTGGACTTGTCCTTTACAAACCTGATTGTTTCTGATTTTAACTGTACAGTGAGACAGCCAAGAGGAATGCGAAACTATCCAACACTAACCAAGCGACTACCACAGAAATATCACATTTGCTGGAAACTGAAAATTTGATGACAGCCTTTTTTTAAGAGGAGAGAGCCAGGAAGCACGAAATCAAGTTATTTTTCTCAAATTAACAGAAAATCTTTCAACTGAGACACTGAAACTCACGATTCCTCCACTAAACTGTAGTGGAGGAATTGTATTCCCACTGACTTACCCGAGCCAGCGCATGTTCGCTGTCTATTGCATTGTGCAGCCGAACAATTCCCACATACTCCttacctgcaacacacacagagagtagTGAGGTGGCCGCTGGGTTTTACTGCTCTGACACAGTCAGATGGACATACTCAAACAGGTTTCTCTGACAGTAACAGAAATGGGACATTGACATGTACCAGCGCTCTGCTGAGATTTGACCAATCGTGTGGCTCGGTctacacacacaatcagacacCCTGTGACCTTTGGGTCGAGTGTCCCACTGTGACCTGTCTTCTCAACCCGCAGGATCCTGCGGATCCATGCCACCACTTCATGAGACGACGGGTTTGCTGGTTTGTCCAGGTTGATGAAGCCAgatctgacaggaaacaggataGCTACATTAACTTAGCAATAACATGAACTCAAACTATTGGTAATAATGTAGGTGTATCTTGATGTTACCTGACATAGTCCTGGATGCCCCTCTTCAGGGGGTTGCTGCCGTTTGGAAGGGGGGTGTAGTGAGCTGTTCTGACATTCAGTTTGTCAAAATTCTGCAGAAAACAATGCAACAACAGGACAACTTGGATGGCAACAGCtctgtcatttgttttcaacAGGAAAA
Encoded here:
- the dkc1 gene encoding H/ACA ribonucleoprotein complex subunit DKC1 isoform X2, with protein sequence MADTEATKKKKKAKKISEEEVGEIQQSGDFLIQPESKIASLDTSQWPLLLKNFDKLNVRTAHYTPLPNGSNPLKRGIQDYVRSGFINLDKPANPSSHEVVAWIRRILRVEKTGHSGTLDPKVTGCLIVCVDRATRLVKSQQSAGKEYVGIVRLHNAIDSEHALARALETLTGALFQRPPLIAAVKRQLRVRTIYESKLIEYDPERRLGIFWVSCEAGTYIRTLCVHLGLLLGVGGQMQELRRVRSGVLGEKDNLVTMHDVLDAQWQFDHNKDESYLRRVIFPLEKLLVSHKRLVMKDSAVNAICYGAKIMLPGVLRYEDGIEVNQDIVVITTKGEAICTAVALMTTAVISTCDHGVVAKIKRVIMERDTYPRKWGLGPKASQKKMMIQKGLLDKHGKPNGSTPQDWKNQYVDYSVATVKEESGDASAKRKREVEDSDNEVATTPLAEEVKKGKKKKKEKRAKLEEVGPMEEGEGQAPETEVDSAKKKKKKKKQKGDVSD
- the dkc1 gene encoding H/ACA ribonucleoprotein complex subunit DKC1 isoform X1; its protein translation is MADTEAATKKKKKAKKISEEEVGEIQQSGDFLIQPESKIASLDTSQWPLLLKNFDKLNVRTAHYTPLPNGSNPLKRGIQDYVRSGFINLDKPANPSSHEVVAWIRRILRVEKTGHSGTLDPKVTGCLIVCVDRATRLVKSQQSAGKEYVGIVRLHNAIDSEHALARALETLTGALFQRPPLIAAVKRQLRVRTIYESKLIEYDPERRLGIFWVSCEAGTYIRTLCVHLGLLLGVGGQMQELRRVRSGVLGEKDNLVTMHDVLDAQWQFDHNKDESYLRRVIFPLEKLLVSHKRLVMKDSAVNAICYGAKIMLPGVLRYEDGIEVNQDIVVITTKGEAICTAVALMTTAVISTCDHGVVAKIKRVIMERDTYPRKWGLGPKASQKKMMIQKGLLDKHGKPNGSTPQDWKNQYVDYSVATVKEESGDASAKRKREVEDSDNEVATTPLAEEVKKGKKKKKEKRAKLEEVGPMEEGEGQAPETEVDSAKKKKKKKKQKGDVSD